Proteins encoded by one window of Cannabis sativa cultivar Pink pepper isolate KNU-18-1 chromosome 4, ASM2916894v1, whole genome shotgun sequence:
- the LOC115715227 gene encoding squamosa promoter-binding-like protein 16 codes for MDDGSKFKWKELGASDVESSSSSMPLKRTRGSSSSNGIQVPSCLVDGCNSDLTKCRDYHRRHKVCETHSKTPKVTIAGREQRFCQQCSRFHSLGEFDEEKRSCRKRLDGHNRRRRKPQPEPMSLSSGRFFSSYQGTRFSPFHNPQAFPNAAMASAAVTTKQEFSDIRKNPLTGSLNQSYNSSSGGGKEFSFLQSSSCTHSEASSVTQSLMDSNSALNNCANSHRFFSNNNWLHRDSVDSSCALSLLSSTTPNDTKEIGLNHMLQHQHQQQQPNSSSSPSPASGRAQQPLFPTESLHYSGLGMVMSDQPVAVVTSAMDTTDGDNFHCQEMFRLRTDHGSSSSFSGGHHHHHHHNYHHHNHNHNHNHNHHHFDSQRGNRVPP; via the exons ATGGATGATGGATCGAAATTCAAGTGGAAAGAGCTTGGGGCTTCAGATGTGGAGTCATCTTCTTCCTCTATGCCTTTGAAGAGGACAAGAGGGTCATCATCAAGCAATGGAATCCAAGTCCCGTCTTGCCTTGTAGATGGCTGCAATTCAGACCTTACCAAATGCCGGGACTATCATAGACGACACAAAGTTTGTGAAACTCACTCAAAGACTCCAAAGGTTACTATCGCAGGCCGCGAGCAACGGTTTTGCCAGCAGTGCAGCAG GTTCCATTCGTTAGGGGAGTTTGATGAGGAAAAACGTAGCTGCAGGAAAAGACTTGATGGGCACAACCGCCGCAGAAGGAAGCCTCAACCAGAACCCATGTCCTTAAGTTCAGGAAGATTTTTCTCTAGTTACCAAG GCACAAGATTCTCACCATTCCACAACCCACAAGCATTTCCAAATGCTGCCATGGCTTCGGCTGCAGTTACTACAAAGCAAGAGTTCAGTGACATAAGAAAAAACCCTCTTACAGGATCACTGAATCAAAGCTATAATAGTAGTAGTGGAGGTGGGAAAGAATTCTCTTTCTTACAAAGCTCAAGTTGCACACACTCTGAGGCTTCTTCTGTGACTCAGTCACTCATGGATTCAAACTCTGCCTTGAACAACTGTGCAAACAGCCACAGATTCTTCTCAAATAACAACTGGCTGCACCGGGACAGCGTCGACTCTAGTTGTGCTCTCTCTCTTCTGTCATCAACCACACCAAATGATACAAAGGAGATTGGATTGAACCACATGCTGCAGCATCAGCATCAGCAGCAGCAGCCCAACTCCTCCTCCTCCCCCTCCCCTGCCAGTGGGCGAGCGCAGCAGCCCTTGTTCCCCACTGAAAGTCTCCACTACAGTGGTCTAGGAATGGTGATGAGTGACCAGCCAGTAGCAGTAGTAACTTCAGCTATGGATACTACAGACGGCGACAACTTCCATTGCCAAGAAATGTTCCGACTTAGAACTGATCAtggatcttcttcttctttttctggtgggcatcatcatcatcatcatcataattaTCACcatcataatcataatcataatcataatcataatcatcATCACTTTGATTCTCAGCGTGGGAATCGCGTACCACCATAG